From Symphalangus syndactylus isolate Jambi chromosome X, NHGRI_mSymSyn1-v2.1_pri, whole genome shotgun sequence, the proteins below share one genomic window:
- the LOC129476403 gene encoding uncharacterized protein CXorf51A-like, protein MAKVTSEPQKPKEDVDKQGPSTSSTKGRKKGKTPCQQRPRSGIKGLKTTMKAKRPLRGSSSKKACETNTPARKPKKARRPKMKKEEADKDQRETSAL, encoded by the exons ATGGCAAAGGTGACCAGTGAACCCCAGAAGCCTAAAGAAGATGTGGACAAACAGGGCCCATCAACCTCAAGTAccaaagggaggaagaaggggaagacTCCCTGTCAACAAAGACCCAGAAGTGGCATTAAG GGCCTAAAGACCACCATGAAGGCGAAAAGACCCCTTCGAGGGAGCTCGAGCAAAAAAGCCTGTGAAACTAACACCCCTGCAAGAAAACCTAAGAAAGCTAGAAGaccaaaaatgaagaaagaagaggCTGACAAAGACCAAAGAGAGACCTCAGCTCTGTGA
- the LOC129475847 gene encoding LOW QUALITY PROTEIN: oxidative stress-induced growth inhibitor 2-like (The sequence of the model RefSeq protein was modified relative to this genomic sequence to represent the inferred CDS: substituted 1 base at 1 genomic stop codon) produces the protein MPLVEESSLLEDXSVTFPVVIIGNGPSGICLSYMLSGYRSYLSSEAILPNAILNTKLEEARHLSIVDQDLEYLSEGLEGRSSNPVAILFDTFLHPDADFGYDYPSVLHWKLEQHHYIPHLVLGKGPPSGAWHNMEGSMLAISFGSWMELPGLKFKDWVSSKRRNLKGGRVMPEEIARYYKHYVKVMGLQKNFRENTYITSVSRLYRDQDDDSQDRDISTKHLQIEKSNLIKRNWEIRGYQRIADGSHVPFCLFAENAALATGTLDSPAHLEIEGEDFPFVFHSVPEFGAAINRGNLCGKVDPVLIVGSGLTAADAVLCAYNSNVPVIHVFRRQVTDPSLIFKQLPKKLYPEYHKVYHMMCTQSYSVDSNLSSDYTSFPQHHVLSFKPDMKCVLQSVSGLKKIFKLSAAVVLIGSHPILSFLKDQGCYLGLKSSQPITCKGNPVEIDTYTYECIKEANLFALGPLVGDSFVRFLKGGALGVTCCLATRQKKKQHLFVERGGGDGIA, from the coding sequence ATGCCATTAGTTGAAGAATCTTCTTTACTGGAAGATTGATCAGTGACTTTTCCTGTGGTAATAATAGGAAATGGACCCTCAGGAATATGCCTTTCTTATATGTTATCAGGCTACAGATCATATTTATCATCAGAAGCAATACTCCCAAATGCAATCTTAAATACTAAATTAGAAGAAGCAAGACATCTTTCCATTGTTGATCAGGACTTAGAATACTTGTCTGAGGGCCTTGAGGGCCGATCATCCAATCCAGTTGCAATACTTTTCGACACATTTCTTCATCCAGATGCTGACTTTGGGTATGATTATCCATCTGTTTTGCATTGGAAATTAGAGCAACATCATTATATCCCTCACTTAGTTCTTGGTAAAGGTCCACCTAGTGGGGCTTGGCATAATATGGAAGGCTCCATGTTGGCAATCAGCTTTGGAAGTTGGATGGAACTACCTGGACTCAAATTTAAGGACTGGGTATCAAGTAAACGAAGGAACCTAAAAGGGGGTAGAGTCATGCCAGAGGAAATAGCTCGCTACTATAAACATTATGTAAAAGTCATGGGTCTTCAGAAGAATTTCAGAGAGAATACTTACATAACTTCCGTATCAAGACTCTACAGAGATCAAGATGATGACAGTCAAGACAGAGATATTTCAACAAAGCACTTGCAGATAGAGAAGTCAAACCTTATCAAGAGAAACTGGGAAATTAGGGGTTATCAGCGAATAGCTGATGGTTCTCATGTTCCCTTCTGCCTCTTTGCTGAGAATGCAGCACTGGCAACTGGAACGTTGGATTCTCCTGCCCATCTGGAAATTGAAGGGGAAGATTTTCCTTTCGTGTTTCATTCAGTGCCTGAATTTGGAGCTGCTATAAACAGAGGAAATTTGTGTGGCAAAGTGGATCCAGTGTTAATTGTAGGTTCTGGGCTTACTGCCGCTGATGCAGTACTGTGTGCTTACAACAGTAATGTCCCTGTGATTCATGTGTTTCGCAGACAAGTAACTGATCCAAGCTTAATTTTCAAACAGCTTCCCAAAAAGCTGTATCCTGAATATCATAAAGTCTATCATATGATGTGTACTCAGTCATATTCTGTGGACTCAAATCTTTCATCTGATTATACCAGCTTTCCTCAGCACCATGTGCTTTCCTTTAAGCCGGACATGAAATGTGTTCTCCAAAGCGTTTCTggattgaagaaaatatttaagctGTCTGCAGCAGTAGTATTGATAGGTTCTCATCCTATTCTGTCTTTTCTGAAGGATCAAGGGTGTTACCTAGGCCTTAAGTCAAGCCAGCCAATCACATGTAAGGGTAATCCTGTGGAAATAGATACATATACCTATGAGTGTATTAAAGAAGCCAACCTTTTTGCATTGGGTCCTTTGGTTGGAGACAGTTTTGTTCGATTTTTAAAGGGAGGGGCACTGGGTGTTACATGCTGTTTAGctacaagacagaagaaaaagcaGCATTTGTTTgttgaaagaggaggaggagatgggataGCTTAA